The Apium graveolens cultivar Ventura chromosome 6, ASM990537v1, whole genome shotgun sequence genome contains a region encoding:
- the LOC141664950 gene encoding legumain-like has product MKMKGGWRKWRGTGEDGGGERVDGGGGVDGLSDDKLHYAKDLIDVLKKKHKDGIYKEMVIYVEACESGSIFEGLLSDGMNIYVQTASNSIEDSYGAYCPKEFGPLPFKDHPPPREFRTFLGDLYSVSWMEDTYLFSHGRSST; this is encoded by the exons ATGAAGATGAAAGGAGGATGGAGAAAATGGAGGGGAACCGGCGAGGATGGCGGTGGAGAAAGGGTTGATGGCGGTGGTGGGGTTGATG GATTGTCGGATGACAAATTACATTATGCTAAGGATCTCATTGACGTTTTAAAAAAGAAGCACAAGGATGGGATATACAAAGAGATG GTCATATATGTAGAAGCATGTGAAAGTGGCAGCATATTTGAAGGTTTGTTGTCAGATGGAATGAACATTTACGTCCAGACGGCCTCAAATTCAATCGAGGATAGCTATGGAGCATATTGTCCTAAGGAATTTGGTCCTCTTCCTTTTAAGGATCATCCCCCACCACGAGAGTTCAGAACTTTCTTGGGAGATTTGTATAGTGTGTCTTGGATGGAGGACACGTATCTATTTTCACATGGTAGATCATCTACTTAA
- the LOC141664951 gene encoding uncharacterized protein LOC141664951, with protein sequence MSNVNRGWMSRRMKSDRITLTDEYKNGVEEFLDSAKRCGLTKDKTLCPCKNCGNGHWENLDTIKFHLYASGFFESYTVWTLHGEKEPTTESRRTCHRKRRAPPIVEPLVDMFGLLRDSSGQDFYSFNDMRGSNSSSMNDAEESPNFDASQFYTDANESGAPIYPGNKNYTKLSFTTRLLHFKDVSRCSEKSFNLLLDIIGEVLPRDHKLPVSYYAMKKMVKKLKLGYEKIDVCANNCMLFYNNDEKKVVCDICKEDRYKDIMGKNGRKIPKKVLRHFPLISRLQRLYMSEHTAKHMTWHKNREIKEGELSHPSDGDDWKNFDKRCPSFAKEFRNVRLGLSSDGFNPFGNSGNNVYTLWPVVVVVYNLPPSMCMKRPFMFMTLLIPGPDNPKKNLNVFLRPLMNELFILWQSGVETYDQHLKTNFIMKAALMWTISDFPALGMLSGWSTKGKMGCPVCVGNVQGFQLKNCGKCCFYGTYRTFLDKNDPMRKKNQKYATTELKVFDGRTKGEKLLSSLLQIDFAPPGNTFSKFKPRGYGVDHHWTHFSMFWELPYWASHDLRHCIDVMHTEKNVFENIFYTIVNDRIKTKDKTNQGRIANI encoded by the coding sequence ATGTCAAATGTAAACCGTGGTTGGATGTCACGTCGTATGAAAAGTGATCGCATTACGTTAACGGATGAGTATAAAAATGGTGTGGAAGAATTTTTAGATTCGGCAAAAAGGTGTGGGTTGAcaaaagataagacgttgtgtcCTTGTAAGAATTGTGGGAATGGTCATTGGGAAAATTTAGATACCATAAAGTTTCACTTGTATGCTTCCGGATTTTTTGAATCATATACCGTGTGGACTTTACATGGTGAGAAAGAGCCAACAACGGAGTCTCGACGGACATGTCATCGTAAACGACGTGCACCACCAATTGTGGAACCACTAGTGGATATGTTTGGGTTGTTACGAGATAGTTCCGGGCAAGATTTTTATAGCTTCAATGATATGAGGGGTAGTAATAGTAGTAGTATGAATGATGCCGAAGAATCTCCAAATTTTGATGCTTCTCAATTTTACACCGATGCCAATGAGTCGGGAGCTCCTATTTACCCCGGTAACAAAAATTATACAAAACTCTCTTTCACTACGAGATTGTTACATTTCAAAGACGTATCTCGTTGTAGTGAGAAATCATTTAatttactacttgatattattggGGAAGTGTTGCCACGAGATCATAAGCTACCGGTTTCTTATTATGCAATGAAGAAAATGGTGAAAAAATTGAAGTTGGGATATGAAAAAATTGATGTATGTGCAAATAATTGTATGTTATTTTATAATAACGACGAAAAAAAAGTTGTTTGTGACATTTGCAAAGAGGATCGTTACAAAGATATCATGGGAAAAAATGGAAGGAAAATACCAAAGAAGGTGTTAAGACATTTTCCGCTAATTTCCCGTTTACAACGATTATACATGTCGGAGCATACGGCTAAACATATGACTTGGCACAAGAATAGAGAAATAAAAGAGGGAGAGCTAAGTCACCCCTCGGACGGAGATGATTGGAAAAATTTTGACAAGCGATGCCCATCTTTTGCTAAGGAGTTTCGTAATGTTCGACTTGGATTGTCGAGTGATGGTTTCAATCCATTTGGAAATTCCGGAAATAATGTATACACATTGTGGCCGGTTGTAGTGGTCGTCTATAATCTACCTCCTTCTATGTGTATGAAAAGACCGTTCATGTTTATGACACTACTAATTCCCGGTCCGGATAATCCGAAAAAAAATCTCAATGTGTTTCTAAGGCCGCTTATGAACGAATTATTTATTTTGTGGCAAAGCGGGGTTGAAACTTATGATCAACATTTGAAaacaaatttcatcatgaaggcGGCACTTATGTGGACAATTAGTGATTTTCCCGCTTTAGGTATGCTTAGTGGTTGGTCAACAAAAGGGAAGATGGGATGCCCGGTTTGTGTTGGAAATGTACAAGGTTTCCAACTCAAGAATTGCGGAAAATGTTGTTTCTATGGAACATATCGAACATTTTTGGATAAAAATGATCCGATGcgaaagaaaaatcaaaaatatgCTACAACGGAACTTAAAGTGTTTGATGGTCGTACCAAGGGTGAGAAATTACTATCTTCTTTATTGCAAATAGATTTCGCTCCACCCGGAAACACTTTTAGTAAATTCAAGCCTAGGGGCTATGGAGTAGATCATCATTGGACCCACTTTTCAATGTTTTGGGAACTACCGTATTGGGCATCTCATGATCTACGACATTGTATTGATGTTATGCATACCGAGAAGAATGTGTTTGAGAATATATTTTACACAATTGTAAATGATCGTATCAAGACTAAAGATAAAACAAATCAAGGGCGGATTGCAAATATCTAG
- the LOC141667164 gene encoding secretory carrier-associated membrane protein 3-like → MAGRYDANPFAEEEEVNPFSNAAGRVPPAANSRLSPLPHEPAEFYDRNASVDIPLDSAADLKKKERELQARETELKKREEIVRRKEEAAARAGIVLEEKNWPPFFPIIHHDIANEIPIHLQKLQYVAFTTYLGLVLCLFWNIIATTTAWIKGEDPKIWFLAIIYFVSGVPGGYVLWYRPLYRAFRSEGAMKFAWFFLFYLVHIGFVIFAAVAPPVVFKGKSLAGILPAVDLIGDHAIVGIFYFVGFGLFCLESVLSVWVIQQVYMYFRGSGKAAEMKRDAARGAFRAAM, encoded by the exons ATGGCCGGTCGTTACGATGCCAATCCCTTcgctgaagaagaagaagttaaTCCTTTCTCT AATGCTGCTGGGCGTGTACCACCTGCTGCGAATTCTAGGCTCTCACCCCTCCCTCATGAACCTGCAGAATTCTATGATCGCAATGCCTCTGTTGATATTCCCCTAGACTCAGCTGCG GATCTAAAAAAGAAAGAGAGGGAGCTGCAAGCAAGGGAAACTGAATTGAAAAAGAGGGAAGAG ATAGTCCGGCGCAAAGAAGAAGCTGCAGCACGTG CGGGTATTGTTCTGGAGGAGAAAAATTGGCCACCATTTTTCCCAATCATTCATCATGACATTGCTAACGAGATACCAATTCACCTACAAAAACTGCAGTATGTGGCGTTTACAACATACTTAG GATTAGTACTCTGTCTTTTCTGGAATATTATTGCCACTACTACAGCATGGATCAAAGGAGAAG ATCCAAAAATCTGGTTCCTTGCCATTATCTACTTTGTTTCTGGGGTCCCAGGAGGCTATGTGTTGTGGTATCGTCCACTTTATCGAGCTTTTAG GAGTGAAGGTGCTATGAAATTTGCATGGTTTTTCCTATTTTATCTG GTCCACATTGGTTTCGTTATCTTTGCTGCCGTGGCTCCTCCTGTAGTTTTTAAGGGAAAATCACTTGC AGGTATTTTACCCGCGGTAGATCTCATTGGTGATCATGCTATAGTTGGG ATTTTCTATTTCGTTGGATTTGGACTATTTTGTCTCGAGTCTGTGCTCAGCGTTTGGGTTATTCAG CAAGTATACATGTACTTCCGTGGTAGCGGCAAAGCAGCAGAAATGAAGCGCGATGCAGCAAGAGGGGCCTTTAGAGCTGCAATGTGA
- the LOC141664952 gene encoding uncharacterized protein LOC141664952 yields MSILRQLNALARARPQSFPSPMMIIIRVSSRVIKMLLSSQPEYEIIDNGSSVDVLYHHAFSRMDIGDRRLENSRTPLYGFTGNEVHVVGTIDMPVLFGSPPCQVWKVVKFHVISASSSFNAILGRTTIIALKAITSISHLKMKFPTDFRVGEMIGDQTTARQCYLTTVSPRKKGGEDLEVNQVFEIFMFPCRRDRSGRWQPIKDNQGGKRTP; encoded by the coding sequence ATGTCAATCCTCCGACAGTTAAACGCCCTCGCGCGAGCCCGACCCCAGTCATTTCCTTCTCCGATGATGATTATCATCCGGGTCTCATCGAGGGTCATCAAGATGCTCTTGTCATCACAACCCGAGTACGAAATCATCGACAATGGAAGTTCTGTCGATGTTCTCTACCACCACGCCTTTTCACGGATGGACATCGGGGATCGACGGCTCGAGAACTCTCGAACGCCGTTGTACGGATTTACTGGAAATGAGGTCCATGTGGTAGGAACAATTGATATGCCAGTTCTCTTTGGCTCACCACCTTGTCAGGTTTGGAAAGTCGTTAAATTTCATGTGATTAGTGCTTCTTCCAGCTTTAATGCCATTTTGGGCCGCACTACTATCATAGCCCTAAAGGCAATAACTTCAATCTCTCATTTAAAGATGAAATTTCCCACGGACTTCAGAGTCGGGGAAATGATTGGAGATCAAACGACCGCGAGACAATGTTACCTGACAACAGTTTCCCCAAGGAAAAAGGGGGGAGAAGATCTAGAAGTCAACCAGGTATTCGAGATATTCATGTTTCCCTGCAGAAGAGATCGAAGTGGTCGTTGGCAACCC